From the genome of Scytonema hofmannii PCC 7110, one region includes:
- a CDS encoding photosystem I reaction center protein subunit XI, with protein MAQAVDASKNNPSDARNREVVFPEWRDPQRGNLETPISASPLTKWYINNLPAYRPGLTTFRRGLEIGMAHGYWIFGPFAKLGPLRDTDNANLAGLLGTLGLIVIATASLSLYANSNPPQPHVTVTTPNPPDAFKSGEGWNNFASAFLIGGIGGAVVAYLLTSNLGSIQGLFG; from the coding sequence ATAGCACAAGCCGTAGATGCGTCAAAAAATAATCCAAGCGATGCTAGAAATCGCGAGGTTGTTTTTCCAGAATGGCGGGACCCTCAGAGAGGCAACTTGGAAACACCAATCAGTGCTTCTCCTTTAACCAAGTGGTACATCAACAACTTACCTGCGTACCGTCCTGGACTCACTACTTTTAGACGTGGGTTGGAAATTGGCATGGCTCATGGTTACTGGATCTTTGGTCCTTTTGCCAAATTGGGTCCTCTGCGCGATACCGACAATGCGAACCTAGCAGGTTTATTAGGAACCCTGGGCTTGATTGTGATTGCGACTGCTTCTCTATCTCTATATGCCAACAGCAATCCACCTCAGCCTCACGTTACTGTTACCACACCCAATCCTCCAGATGCTTTTAAATCCGGAGAAGGCTGGAACAACTTTGCCAGCGCTTTTTTAATCGGTGGTATTGGTGGCGCGGTTGTCGCTTACTTGTTGACTAGTAACTTAGGGTCTATTCAAGGTCTGTTTGGTTAA
- a CDS encoding photosystem I reaction center subunit III: MRCLFALIVSICVWFNFAPKALALGAGLVPCKESPAFLERVQTARPTTFDPASGEKRFERYSQALCGPEGLPHLIVDGRLDRAGDFLIPSILFLYIAGWIGWVGRTYLQKNKAEGGDVEWGEVKIDVAKALPLMISGFTWPIAALQEFLSGQLTAKDEEIPISPR, from the coding sequence ATGCGATGCTTGTTTGCTCTGATTGTATCGATTTGTGTTTGGTTCAACTTTGCTCCTAAAGCGCTAGCTTTAGGTGCGGGTCTAGTTCCTTGCAAAGAATCGCCTGCTTTCCTAGAGCGGGTACAAACTGCCCGCCCTACTACTTTTGACCCCGCATCAGGGGAAAAGCGCTTTGAGCGTTATTCTCAAGCCCTGTGCGGTCCTGAAGGTCTTCCTCACCTGATTGTGGATGGTCGTTTGGATCGTGCTGGAGACTTTCTCATTCCTAGTATTCTTTTCCTTTACATTGCTGGTTGGATTGGTTGGGTAGGTCGTACCTATCTACAGAAAAATAAGGCAGAAGGTGGAGATGTGGAATGGGGAGAAGTCAAGATTGACGTGGCTAAAGCTCTACCCCTTATGATTTCTGGCTTTACTTGGCCTATAGCTGCACTGCAAGAATTCCTTTCAGGTCAATTAACAGCCAAGGATGAAGAAATTCCCATTTCACCGCGTTAG
- a CDS encoding L-threonylcarbamoyladenylate synthase: MTVVSLDALISGARAGKLVSFPTDTVPALASLPERSSLIYVAKQRSREKPLILMAAHADEVWAFTQGRDEEYKVWREVAKKYWPGALTLVLPASKRVPRVMVSDSDENFSQFTNQLSNSVTVGIRIPDNAIARKILAQTGPLATTSINLSGQPPLLTVSEIEAQFPDILSLAATEYDTELQGIGLPSTVVKWTEENWQVLRQGAIKVEF, from the coding sequence ATGACAGTTGTTTCTCTAGATGCTCTCATATCTGGCGCACGTGCCGGAAAACTTGTTAGCTTTCCGACAGATACAGTTCCTGCTTTGGCATCCCTACCTGAAAGAAGCTCGTTAATCTATGTTGCAAAGCAACGAAGTCGAGAGAAACCTTTGATATTAATGGCTGCTCATGCAGATGAAGTTTGGGCATTTACTCAAGGTAGAGATGAAGAATACAAAGTTTGGCGTGAAGTGGCAAAGAAGTATTGGCCTGGAGCACTGACTTTGGTACTACCAGCTTCAAAACGCGTACCAAGAGTCATGGTCTCCGATAGTGATGAAAATTTTAGTCAGTTCACGAATCAATTAAGTAACTCTGTTACAGTAGGAATACGGATTCCAGATAATGCGATCGCCCGCAAAATTTTGGCACAAACAGGTCCACTGGCCACGACTAGTATCAATTTATCAGGTCAGCCTCCTTTACTGACAGTCAGCGAAATAGAAGCTCAGTTTCCTGATATTCTCAGCTTGGCAGCAACAGAATACGATACTGAATTACAAGGAATCGGTCTACCTTCTACTGTAGTGAAATGGACTGAAGAAAATTGGCAGGTCTTGCGGCAGGGTGCTATAAAGGTAGAATTTTAA
- a CDS encoding transglutaminase TgpA family protein: MNWRLPVVDLLRQSMQETPLVEVENTITLRVLVLALVVVGIIATDIAAETKFSFWAVPFSVVGAIWSYHRRRERNVSVKFCIAIGMLAALGAFFGRLFGELNDTRLALAELLIQLQVLHSFDMPRRKDLGYSIVIGLILLGVAATLSQTLAFAPVLLLFLAIALPTLVLDYRSRLGFQKFVAFPGSTREQQKTSSFLSWKFLFFNFLIIVVAGLGIFAVLPRVPGYQLRMFPVSAPINVKGEFTGRSIINPGYMRRGNDPKNQGAASSGLGENQPGIPGKVNDNFYYGFSSQINQNLRGEMKPKVVMRVRSQSKGFWRVLGFDRYTGKGWEISRSEQVETIKRSPWSFQIFLPRAINTGQSQDVVQTYTVVSDLPNLIPAMAHPKEIYFPTPIVAVDKEGGLRAPVELSEGLTYTVVSEVPLRDRTSLRTASTKYPESFKKHYLQIPDGIAEKVKKHTEGILANYNLERVGKSQKALESPYEIALYLAQYLKQHYNFPDNPLELPYLSEKEDLVETFLFKHKGGYPDHFSTVLTVMLRSIGIPARLVAGFSPGEFNPFTGMYVVRNTDAYAMTEVYFPKYGWFAFDPIPNHPLIPPSVEDTETFSVLHQFWNWVAGWLPTPVKGFLTTIFGTIFNWIFRALSWFISLFSQGWAGAMAGLTVGTAFAFCSWMAWRLWRQWRDRLRLSKLPPMESLYQQMLKWTDQKGLGKHPAQTPLEFARGSYDHHAFGIAEVIDEICQAYVSWRYGGYAPDLNRLQQRWRELNKTPK; this comes from the coding sequence ATGAATTGGCGTCTACCTGTTGTCGATCTCTTGCGGCAAAGCATGCAGGAGACGCCATTGGTGGAAGTAGAAAATACAATTACCTTACGGGTGCTAGTGCTAGCGTTGGTGGTTGTTGGGATTATCGCCACGGATATTGCTGCAGAGACTAAATTTAGTTTTTGGGCAGTACCCTTTTCAGTCGTTGGCGCGATTTGGAGTTACCACCGTCGCCGCGAACGTAATGTCTCGGTTAAGTTTTGTATTGCCATAGGCATGTTGGCAGCACTGGGTGCTTTTTTTGGCAGATTATTTGGCGAGCTAAATGACACGCGTTTGGCTTTAGCGGAGTTATTAATTCAACTCCAAGTGCTTCACAGCTTTGATATGCCCCGTCGCAAAGACTTGGGTTATTCAATTGTCATCGGGTTGATTTTGCTCGGTGTCGCCGCAACACTGAGTCAAACGCTAGCATTTGCGCCAGTGCTGCTGTTATTTTTGGCAATTGCTTTGCCGACCTTAGTGCTTGATTACCGTTCTCGGCTAGGATTTCAAAAATTTGTTGCGTTCCCTGGTTCAACCAGGGAACAACAAAAAACTTCTTCTTTTTTAAGTTGGAAATTTCTTTTCTTCAATTTTTTAATAATTGTGGTAGCGGGACTGGGTATTTTTGCTGTCTTACCCAGAGTTCCCGGCTATCAACTGCGAATGTTCCCAGTCAGCGCTCCGATTAATGTTAAAGGAGAGTTTACCGGGCGTAGTATTATTAACCCAGGTTATATGCGCCGAGGTAACGATCCCAAAAATCAAGGTGCTGCTTCCAGTGGATTGGGAGAAAATCAACCGGGTATTCCCGGAAAAGTAAATGATAATTTTTATTACGGTTTTAGCAGCCAAATAAATCAAAACCTGCGGGGAGAGATGAAACCCAAAGTTGTGATGCGAGTGCGATCGCAGAGCAAAGGTTTTTGGCGAGTCTTGGGGTTTGACCGCTACACGGGTAAAGGTTGGGAAATTTCTCGCTCCGAGCAAGTTGAAACAATCAAGCGCTCTCCTTGGTCTTTCCAAATTTTTCTGCCTAGAGCCATCAACACCGGTCAAAGTCAGGATGTAGTACAAACGTATACAGTTGTGTCGGATTTGCCCAACTTAATCCCAGCCATGGCACATCCCAAAGAAATCTACTTTCCGACACCAATAGTCGCGGTGGATAAAGAAGGCGGGTTGCGAGCACCTGTTGAATTGTCAGAAGGTTTAACTTACACGGTGGTTTCAGAAGTACCCCTTCGCGATCGCACTTCGTTGAGAACAGCTTCAACCAAGTATCCAGAGAGTTTTAAAAAGCACTACCTACAAATCCCTGATGGAATTGCCGAAAAAGTCAAAAAACACACTGAAGGAATATTAGCCAACTACAATCTTGAACGGGTAGGTAAGTCTCAAAAAGCCCTGGAATCACCCTATGAAATAGCTCTTTACTTGGCTCAGTATTTAAAGCAACACTATAATTTTCCAGATAATCCTTTAGAATTGCCCTACCTGAGTGAAAAAGAAGACCTGGTAGAAACTTTTTTGTTCAAGCACAAAGGAGGTTACCCAGACCACTTTTCCACAGTACTGACAGTGATGCTGCGTTCCATAGGTATACCAGCGAGGTTGGTAGCGGGATTTAGTCCGGGAGAATTTAATCCATTTACGGGAATGTACGTTGTCCGCAATACTGACGCTTACGCAATGACAGAAGTTTACTTTCCCAAATATGGCTGGTTTGCCTTTGACCCAATCCCAAATCATCCCCTGATTCCCCCTTCGGTGGAAGACACAGAAACATTTAGTGTTCTGCATCAATTTTGGAACTGGGTAGCTGGGTGGTTGCCAACTCCAGTCAAAGGTTTTCTCACCACCATATTTGGAACAATATTCAATTGGATTTTCAGAGCATTGTCGTGGTTTATCTCATTATTTAGCCAAGGTTGGGCTGGAGCGATGGCGGGATTAACGGTAGGAACAGCATTCGCCTTTTGTAGTTGGATGGCATGGCGTTTGTGGAGACAGTGGCGCGATCGTTTGAGGCTAAGTAAATTACCGCCAATGGAAAGCCTCTATCAACAAATGCTCAAATGGACAGATCAAAAAGGTTTAGGTAAACATCCAGCACAAACACCTCTAGAGTTTGCTCGCGGATCTTACGACCATCATGCCTTTGGAATTGCCGAAGTCATTGACGAAATATGCCAAGCTTACGTAAGTTGGCGTTATGGTGGCTATGCTCCTGACTTAAATCGGCTGCAACAAAGATGGCGAGAGTTAAATAAAACACCTAAGTAG
- a CDS encoding Photosystem I reaction center subunit IX: MQNNFLGYLSLAPVLLFANLIFTAVVLIVFNYFFPDLLFHPLP, encoded by the coding sequence ATGCAAAATAATTTTCTTGGATATCTTTCATTGGCACCAGTTCTGTTGTTTGCCAATTTAATTTTCACTGCTGTTGTGTTGATTGTGTTTAACTACTTCTTCCCTGACCTACTTTTTCATCCACTGCCGTAG
- a CDS encoding Tic22 family protein: MKSLIRWSTTVTLVGSTLLATIFSGAVPVLALTEQQIKEKLDPVPVFLITNNKGVPLTRTIPANAQNGQNAPKKDVAVTDVFMSGQEAQAFVNELRNTKGSDPKMAELVKSLQVTPVPLGLIYQRLRDGANKPDRPVFAFQPGKQDLEGAMTLLRQSGKNVQQFPSVPVFIVRSPDKGYVSVKRKTDNKEMIPLFLSKKDAQGLLEQVKAQVPKADIQVVDIDNVIKTLREKNDAWLSQVAIVPSSDSMQYVVTKQGTAKPAAPAPKK; this comes from the coding sequence ATGAAATCACTTATTCGCTGGAGCACAACAGTAACTTTAGTAGGGAGTACTCTACTGGCGACAATTTTTAGTGGAGCTGTTCCGGTGCTTGCATTAACAGAACAGCAAATCAAAGAAAAATTAGATCCAGTACCCGTATTTTTGATTACTAACAACAAAGGCGTTCCCTTAACTCGTACAATTCCGGCTAACGCTCAAAACGGGCAAAATGCACCGAAAAAAGACGTTGCTGTCACAGACGTTTTTATGAGCGGTCAAGAAGCACAGGCTTTTGTCAACGAGCTGCGAAACACGAAAGGCAGTGACCCGAAAATGGCAGAATTGGTCAAAAGCTTGCAAGTGACACCAGTCCCTCTTGGATTGATTTATCAAAGACTTCGCGATGGTGCTAATAAACCAGACCGCCCCGTATTTGCTTTTCAACCAGGAAAACAAGACTTGGAAGGTGCGATGACATTATTGCGTCAAAGCGGTAAAAACGTGCAGCAGTTCCCCAGCGTACCTGTCTTTATTGTGAGATCTCCCGATAAAGGATACGTATCGGTAAAACGAAAAACTGACAATAAAGAAATGATCCCTCTGTTTTTAAGTAAGAAAGACGCACAGGGTTTATTGGAACAAGTGAAAGCACAAGTTCCCAAAGCTGATATTCAGGTTGTAGATATAGACAACGTGATTAAAACTTTACGCGAGAAAAATGACGCATGGCTCAGCCAAGTAGCTATAGTCCCCTCTTCTGATAGCATGCAATATGTTGTCACCAAGCAAGGGACTGCTAAACCAGCTGCACCTGCACCTAAAAAATAA
- a CDS encoding GNAT family N-acetyltransferase — protein sequence MGFWKTWFSTSDTATTAKTNPFEEMSTDATGNSSPSGKSETSSQEARIVFSTERDIDLYELEELCDSVGWSRRPLRKVKKAIEHSFLVATMWQVRGNKRRLIGFARATSDHAFNATIWDVVVHPEFQGQGCGKALMKYVLKKLRSEEISNVTLFADPHVVDFYRTLGFMADPEGIKGMFWYPH from the coding sequence ATGGGTTTTTGGAAAACTTGGTTTAGTACATCAGATACAGCCACAACAGCTAAAACAAACCCCTTTGAGGAGATGAGCACAGACGCTACGGGTAATTCCAGTCCCAGTGGCAAGAGTGAAACTTCTTCGCAAGAGGCTCGCATCGTGTTCAGCACTGAACGAGACATCGACCTGTATGAACTAGAAGAACTCTGTGATTCTGTCGGTTGGTCGCGACGTCCCCTCAGAAAAGTGAAAAAAGCGATTGAGCACAGTTTTCTGGTTGCCACCATGTGGCAGGTGCGAGGAAACAAAAGACGACTTATAGGTTTTGCCCGTGCTACTTCAGACCACGCGTTTAACGCTACTATCTGGGATGTCGTAGTTCATCCGGAGTTTCAAGGTCAAGGATGTGGCAAAGCGCTGATGAAATACGTACTTAAAAAATTAAGGAGTGAAGAAATTAGTAATGTGACTCTTTTTGCAGATCCTCATGTTGTAGACTTTTACCGGACTTTGGGATTCATGGCCGATCCGGAAGGCATTAAAGGTATGTTTTGGTATCCTCACTAG
- a CDS encoding alpha/beta fold hydrolase: MATIEILGVPHAYELTAPTSYPHTLVFIHGWLNSRGYWQPVISQLADSFQCLCYDLRGFGESQPKLKTDSSRDLAYLNLTSKSTGALLNPFDSFYSPAAYAQDLVGLLQQLNISSAWLIGHSLGGTIALWTASEMPDCVKGIICINSGGGIYLKEAFEQFRSLGQKFLQVRPRWLSQLPLIDLLFTRANVARPLERNWARQRVIDFVVADPEAALGSLLDSTTEEEVNRLPQLVSQLNQPVYFLTGEEDKVMEPKYVRHLASFHRLFQYSGDNVIEIPHCGHLAMLEQPDVVATHIHSLVKSPQSTVHSPQSMVNG, encoded by the coding sequence ATGGCAACCATCGAAATCCTGGGCGTTCCACACGCATACGAGCTAACCGCTCCTACATCCTACCCTCACACTCTTGTTTTTATCCACGGATGGCTCAATAGTCGTGGATACTGGCAACCTGTCATCTCCCAGTTGGCAGATAGTTTCCAATGCCTTTGTTATGATTTAAGGGGTTTTGGTGAATCCCAGCCGAAGTTAAAGACCGATTCTAGTCGAGACCTAGCTTATTTGAATCTGACCTCTAAATCCACGGGTGCTCTTCTTAATCCCTTCGATTCTTTCTACAGCCCAGCAGCCTATGCTCAGGATTTAGTCGGTCTTTTACAACAACTGAATATTTCTAGTGCTTGGCTAATTGGTCATTCTTTGGGAGGCACTATTGCCCTTTGGACAGCATCTGAAATGCCTGATTGTGTCAAAGGCATTATCTGTATTAATTCAGGCGGTGGTATTTATCTTAAAGAAGCTTTTGAACAATTCCGCTCACTAGGTCAGAAGTTTTTACAAGTCCGACCACGCTGGCTAAGCCAATTGCCTTTAATTGATTTGCTGTTTACAAGGGCAAATGTAGCCCGCCCTCTAGAGCGCAATTGGGCGCGTCAACGAGTGATTGATTTTGTTGTTGCAGATCCAGAAGCTGCTTTGGGATCGCTTCTAGATTCTACAACAGAAGAAGAGGTTAATCGTTTACCTCAACTGGTTTCCCAATTAAATCAACCAGTTTACTTTCTTACTGGGGAAGAAGACAAGGTTATGGAACCAAAATATGTCCGTCATCTAGCTAGCTTTCATCGACTGTTTCAATACAGTGGGGACAATGTAATTGAAATTCCCCATTGCGGTCATCTAGCTATGTTAGAACAACCGGACGTCGTTGCTACTCACATTCACTCTCTAGTCAAAAGTCCACAGTCCACAGTCCACAGTCCACAGTCAATGGTTAATGGTTAA
- a CDS encoding PatU: MNSDSESLQNQLIAWLLGDPQTTEEGNLVDCKDVKGVNNLDETAAASNGGDFRSRQPPQTFQLGEIPTVQERFQAVLKRRLQIQLKNPPPLFPWENQLTDYPDYVDKPSVDLVPVWGWTAQQVKLNLPILLPERVFQMLLEKCQGLVSSSLPLGTKLVQAVENLFPAEPEVINDIAGLVLRSPYRSAVDAIETMPNLESSYSDLQPRQQMALSLMAAKQLLENLTLPIGATDPLVERQWLTSSGVLTLKVEYQTQGQVTKLRVQSELPGAGILNLQGEASQAMVESSSPGCVSVELNDIQLNQTYTLEVELKEIDTRPLVFVIVPTA, encoded by the coding sequence ATGAATAGTGACTCAGAATCCTTACAAAACCAGTTGATTGCTTGGTTATTGGGCGACCCCCAAACAACTGAAGAAGGAAACTTGGTAGATTGTAAGGACGTTAAGGGGGTAAACAATCTAGATGAAACAGCCGCCGCTTCCAACGGTGGCGATTTTCGATCGAGACAACCACCCCAAACCTTTCAACTGGGAGAAATTCCTACTGTGCAAGAACGTTTCCAAGCCGTCCTTAAACGTCGGTTACAAATTCAATTAAAAAACCCCCCGCCGCTATTCCCTTGGGAAAACCAACTGACAGACTACCCCGATTATGTAGACAAACCGTCAGTTGATTTGGTTCCGGTTTGGGGGTGGACGGCACAGCAAGTCAAGCTGAATTTGCCGATTCTGTTACCGGAAAGAGTTTTCCAAATGTTACTGGAGAAGTGCCAAGGGTTAGTGTCGTCTTCATTACCATTGGGGACTAAACTAGTTCAAGCGGTGGAAAACCTCTTCCCTGCTGAGCCTGAGGTAATCAATGACATCGCCGGATTAGTGCTAAGAAGCCCCTATAGATCTGCCGTGGATGCTATAGAGACCATGCCGAATTTAGAAAGTAGCTACTCAGATTTACAGCCCCGCCAACAAATGGCACTGTCATTAATGGCAGCAAAACAGCTGTTAGAAAATTTGACGCTACCCATCGGAGCAACCGATCCACTTGTAGAAAGACAATGGTTAACTAGCTCAGGTGTTCTTACTTTAAAGGTGGAATACCAAACCCAAGGACAAGTCACCAAGCTACGCGTTCAAAGCGAGTTACCTGGAGCGGGAATTTTAAATCTTCAGGGAGAAGCCTCTCAAGCAATGGTAGAGTCTTCAAGTCCGGGATGTGTAAGTGTCGAATTAAATGACATACAACTCAACCAGACTTACACCCTAGAAGTCGAGTTAAAAGAAATAGACACTAGACCACTTGTTTTTGTGATTGTTCCCACGGCGTAG
- the gmk gene encoding guanylate kinase, whose product MMQVLSTRSGATTKECPPISRLIILTGPSGVGKGTLMRSLLQRHSDLHYSVSVTTRPPRPGEIDGKHYNFISHGEFEKLVAAGELLEWAEYAGNYYGTPRETVINQIRSGKCVVLEIELEGARQVRASFKGARSIFILPPSIEELEKRIRGRAQDSEEAIARRLRRAKEEISAANEFEIQIVNDDLESALKAVEAAIFD is encoded by the coding sequence ATGATGCAAGTTTTATCCACCAGAAGTGGTGCTACTACCAAAGAATGCCCCCCTATTAGCAGGCTAATTATTTTGACTGGTCCGAGTGGAGTAGGTAAAGGTACTTTAATGCGAAGTCTTCTACAGCGTCATTCGGATCTGCATTATTCCGTATCCGTGACGACTCGGCCTCCTCGTCCTGGAGAAATCGACGGAAAACACTATAACTTTATCAGCCATGGTGAGTTTGAAAAATTAGTCGCGGCTGGCGAATTACTGGAGTGGGCGGAATATGCGGGTAACTATTACGGTACTCCCCGTGAAACCGTAATTAACCAAATTCGCTCTGGTAAATGTGTCGTATTAGAAATTGAGTTAGAAGGAGCACGACAAGTTCGCGCTTCTTTTAAAGGCGCTCGCAGCATTTTTATTTTGCCGCCCTCTATAGAGGAATTAGAAAAAAGGATACGCGGTCGCGCTCAAGATTCAGAAGAGGCGATCGCACGCCGTTTGCGCCGCGCCAAAGAAGAAATTAGCGCCGCCAATGAATTTGAGATTCAAATCGTGAATGACGACCTAGAATCCGCACTAAAGGCTGTCGAAGCAGCTATTTTTGATTAG
- the remA gene encoding extracellular matrix/biofilm regulator RemA: MDIQLINIGFGNIVSANRVVAIVSPESAPIKRIITDARDRGQLVDATYGRRTRAVIITDSSHVILSAIQPETVANRFVMTREHQTVDN; the protein is encoded by the coding sequence ATGGACATTCAGTTAATCAACATCGGTTTCGGCAATATTGTCTCTGCCAACCGAGTCGTTGCCATAGTTAGTCCAGAGTCTGCTCCAATCAAACGAATCATTACCGATGCACGCGATCGGGGTCAGCTCGTAGATGCAACTTATGGGCGGCGTACTAGGGCTGTCATTATCACTGATTCAAGTCATGTTATTCTTTCAGCAATTCAGCCGGAGACGGTAGCAAATCGCTTCGTGATGACTCGCGAACATCAAACTGTAGATAATTGA
- the prmC gene encoding peptide chain release factor N(5)-glutamine methyltransferase: MADKQSVVTGLQLWQWRNTAIKAANAFGVPTAEVDWLLQEIAGLDRLTLLLESFKDKPQIPLQLSLFDLDLLWQKRLKERLPVQYIAGVTPWRKFKIAVSNSVLIPRPETECLIDLAITATVNLPYLQQGHWADLGTGSGAIAVGLADTFKNATIHAVDSSHKALEVAMANARSLGFEERIQFYQGSWWNPLESLRGQFSGMVSNPPYIPTSTIPTLQPEVTDHEPHLALDGGPDGLDCIRHLVEVSPTYLQPGGVWLIEMMAGQADAVREILQRCGSYCNIQIYADLAGIYRFALAYRKSEG; this comes from the coding sequence ATGGCGGATAAACAGTCAGTCGTCACTGGGTTACAGCTTTGGCAGTGGCGTAATACGGCAATAAAAGCTGCTAACGCCTTTGGTGTCCCAACTGCTGAAGTAGATTGGCTGCTTCAAGAGATCGCTGGGTTGGATCGTTTGACACTGCTTTTGGAATCCTTCAAAGACAAACCACAAATTCCGCTACAGTTATCACTGTTCGATTTAGACCTACTGTGGCAAAAGCGATTAAAGGAGCGTCTACCAGTGCAGTATATTGCTGGAGTGACTCCTTGGCGAAAGTTTAAAATTGCAGTGTCAAATTCGGTTTTGATTCCCAGACCAGAAACAGAATGCTTGATAGATTTGGCAATAACGGCTACAGTCAATCTCCCTTACCTTCAACAAGGGCATTGGGCTGATTTGGGGACTGGTAGTGGAGCTATTGCCGTAGGGCTGGCAGATACATTTAAGAACGCAACAATTCATGCTGTTGATTCCAGTCACAAGGCATTAGAAGTCGCAATGGCAAATGCTCGAAGCTTGGGTTTTGAGGAACGTATTCAGTTTTATCAAGGTTCTTGGTGGAATCCCTTAGAATCTCTCAGGGGTCAGTTTAGTGGAATGGTATCTAATCCACCGTATATACCCACTAGCACCATCCCTACTTTGCAACCCGAAGTTACCGACCATGAACCACATCTGGCTTTAGATGGTGGTCCTGATGGCTTAGACTGTATCCGCCATTTAGTAGAAGTTTCGCCCACCTATTTGCAACCGGGCGGAGTTTGGCTGATTGAGATGATGGCAGGGCAAGCAGACGCTGTCCGAGAAATATTGCAACGTTGTGGTAGTTATTGCAACATTCAAATTTATGCGGATTTAGCTGGTATCTATAGATTTGCTCTTGCTTATCGGAAAAGTGAGGGATGA
- the tsaD gene encoding tRNA (adenosine(37)-N6)-threonylcarbamoyltransferase complex transferase subunit TsaD — MTTVLAIETSCDETAVAIVNNRQVCSSIIASQISIHQQYGGVVPEVASREHLDTINGAIAQALEQAELDWQRIDGIAATCAPGLVGALLVGLTAAKTLAMVHNKPFLGVHHLEGHIYATYLSEPTLETPFLSLLVSGGHTSLIYVRDCGSYETLGETRDDAAGEAFDKVARLLNLGYPGGPIIDKLAKEGNPQAFTLPEGKVSLPSGGYHRYDASFSGLKTAVLRLVQQFEKNDLPLPISDVAASFQETVARSLTKRTIACALDYGLSTIAIGGGVAANSGLRKHLQQAAETHNLRVLFPPLKFCTDNAAMIGCAAADHLNRGHTSALTLNVQSRLALTQVMELYQ; from the coding sequence ATGACAACTGTTTTAGCCATCGAAACTAGCTGTGATGAAACTGCGGTAGCAATTGTTAATAATCGTCAAGTTTGTAGTAGTATTATTGCTTCTCAAATCTCAATTCATCAGCAGTATGGTGGGGTCGTGCCGGAAGTCGCATCCCGCGAACATTTGGATACCATCAATGGAGCGATCGCCCAAGCTTTAGAACAGGCGGAACTCGATTGGCAAAGAATCGATGGGATCGCCGCAACCTGTGCTCCTGGGCTGGTGGGCGCACTATTGGTTGGGTTAACTGCTGCCAAAACCTTAGCAATGGTACACAACAAACCATTTCTAGGAGTCCATCACCTAGAAGGTCACATTTACGCGACTTACTTAAGTGAACCCACATTAGAGACACCTTTCTTAAGTTTGTTAGTTTCTGGCGGACACACAAGCTTGATTTATGTCAGAGATTGTGGTAGCTACGAGACCTTAGGTGAAACACGCGATGATGCAGCAGGAGAAGCTTTCGACAAAGTTGCGCGTTTGTTAAACTTGGGGTATCCTGGAGGACCGATCATAGATAAATTGGCTAAGGAAGGAAATCCACAGGCATTTACACTGCCAGAAGGAAAAGTTTCCCTACCAAGTGGTGGATATCACCGTTATGATGCCAGCTTTAGTGGATTAAAGACCGCAGTGTTGAGACTTGTACAGCAGTTTGAGAAAAATGATCTGCCACTTCCCATCTCTGATGTGGCAGCTAGTTTTCAGGAAACAGTAGCGCGATCGCTAACCAAGAGAACTATTGCTTGTGCGTTAGACTACGGTCTTTCCACGATAGCCATTGGTGGAGGCGTAGCGGCTAACAGTGGTTTGAGAAAACATTTACAACAAGCCGCAGAAACTCATAACCTGCGCGTGCTATTTCCCCCTCTCAAATTTTGTACAGACAATGCGGCGATGATTGGGTGTGCGGCGGCAGACCATCTTAATAGAGGTCACACCTCAGCCCTAACGTTAAACGTCCAGTCCCGGCTAGCACTCACTCAAGTTATGGAGTTGTACCAGTGA